Part of the Vigna angularis cultivar LongXiaoDou No.4 chromosome 1, ASM1680809v1, whole genome shotgun sequence genome, TTAGGTGCAAGCGGAATTCATGGCAATATGGAACTGAGTGAGAAGGCTGCTGAGATGGTTTTCAAGATGGAACCTAATAACTCGGCAACGTATGTTCTTCTTTCAAATTTATATGCAGCTTCAAAGAGATGGGTCGATGTTAGTAAAATTAGATTGAAAATGAGGGAAGTTGGTGTTCATAAAACACCAGGGTATAGTTGGGTTGAGATACATAACAAGATTCATACATTCACAGCTGGGGATTGTTTTCACCCAGAGAAACACAGAATATATGCCTTCTTAGaagagttagatttaaaaatgaaacaagaaGGGTATGTTCCTGCAACAAAATTGGTCTTGCACAAtgtggaagaggaggagaagaagcATATGCTAAAGTATCACAGTGAGAAATTAGCTGTAGCATTTGGAATTCTGACTATTCCGGCTGGTAGACCAATACGTGTCATGAAAAACTTGCGAGTCTGTGAAGACTGTCATAATGCCATCAAACACATCTCCAAGATTGTTGGAAGGTTGATAATCGTAAGGGATTCTCATCGATTTCACCACTTCAGTGAGGGTAATTGTTCTTGTGGGGATTATTGGTGACAGTATGAAATATGACGAAAATTAACCTAATTATAAGTATAAATTGTACCCTCCctattgaataaatataaaatatttccaacatatttataattaatatattatgatataataatttattgttatatattaagatagtataaaataatatttgatatctttaaaatattataatataattattgatgatCTAATACatgaattattatatttgattatattccagtaatataatatatttaaatatatatgaataatcatgctataaaaaatttataaatacattatttcatcagaaaatttttaaatacacTCACTACTTAACTCAacatatattatcattattcaGATATTTTTGCTAATATAACAGGTATTCTTTTAATGgagaaatttaaaagaattatggATATACCATGGAAAAGTTCGATCCAAGAACTGGATGATCGAAgtcttgttttctaatttttatcaattttgagttgaaaaacagaaaagTTCTGAACAGATAAATGATCGGTATGTTGATACATGAACAAGTTGATGCATGGTGAAGACGAAGCATAATAGCTGGGCTAGGTAGTTAGTATGGTAGCTCATGAAGACTTTCAATACAATGCACACCAACTATACCTATGTTGTGAGGCACTTGCGTATGTGTAATTCACGTTATCTTTCTACGAATAGTTTTAGGAGTAAAAGACGAAGCAGAAGCAGCAAGTCTTCATCCATCACCACCAACTCCGTCAAAGTCAAAGACCCTGCGATTTTCACATGGAACAAGGCCATATCTTCCCACATGCGCAATGGTCGCTGCGACTCTGCTCTCGGAGTCTTCAACTCCATGCCTTGCCGCAGCTCTGTCTCCTACAACGCCATGATATCTGGGTACTTGAGGAACGCAAAGTTCTCCCTCGCAAGggaactgtttgataaaatgcctgAGAGGGACTTGTTTTCCTGGAACGTTATGCTCACTGGATATGTCAGGAACCGCAGGCTCGGAGAAGCTCGCAAGTTGTTTGACCTTATGCCTGAAAAGGATGTTTGTTCCTGGAATGCCATGTTGTCTGGGTATGCCCAGAATGGGTTTGTTGATGAGGCAAGGGAGGTTTTTAATAGGATGCCTCATAGGAATTCAATCTCCTGGAATGGGCTGCTTGCAGCTTATGTTCACAACGGGAGACTTGAGGAGGCACGGCAATTGTTTGAGTCCCAATCGAACTGGGAATTGATTTCTTGGAATTGTTTGATGGGTGGGTATGTGAAGAGAAACATGTTGGGTGATGCTAGGCTGATTTTTGACCAAATGCCTGTTAGGGATGCCATCTCCTGGAACACTATGATTTCTGGTTATGCCCAGGTTGGAGATTTGTCTCAGGCTAAGAGGTTGTTCCATGCATCTCCGGTGCGGGACGTGTTCACGTGGACGGCAATGGTTTCTGGATATGTGCAGAACGGAATGTTGGATGAAGCAAGAAAGTATTTTGATGAGATGCctgtaaaaaatgaaatttcataCAATGCTATGCTTGCGGGATATGTGCAAGACAAGAAAATGGACATTGCAAGGCAGTTGTTTGAGGCAATGCCTTGTCGGAATATAAGTTCATGGAATACCATGATTACTGGCTATTGTCAGAATGGTTGTATAACTCAAGCTAAAAAATTGTTTGACGTGATGCCTCAGCGTGATTGTGTATCTTGGGCTGCTATCATTACTGGCTATGCTCAGAATGAACACTTTGAGGAGGCTCTTAACATGTTTGTGGAGATGAAACGAGATGGGGAAAATTCCAATAGGTCTACCTTTAGTTGTGCTTTGAGCACATGTGCTGATATTGCTGCCTTGGAGTTAGGGAAACAAGTTCATGGGCAGGTGGTGAAGGCAGGATTTGAGACTGGGTGTTTTGTGGGAAATGCGCTTCTTGGGATGTATTTTAAATGTGGCAGCACAGATGAAGCTAATAATGTGTTTGAAGGAATAGAGGAGAAAGATGTCGTCTCTTGGAACACAATGATAGCTGGTTATGCTAGGCATGGATTTGGTGGACAGGCTTTAATATTATTCGAATCAATGAAGAAAACAGGTGTTAAACCTGATGAGATTACAATGGTATGCATTCTATACATTTCATAAGCATTTAGATTTTTCATTTACAGCTTGTTGTTTGCATCTGTTTCTGTCGATTTTTCCAGTTGGGTGGAAATTTGAACGGGTACCATCAGCACTTCGTATTTTATCCAGTTTAGTTTCTAGGAGGTATAAGCTTGGAAAGTTTGAATCGGAAAGGTTTAGGCCGGAATTAGATTGGGCATTGGGAAGACTTCGAATTCCCTTGGACCTTTCGTTTTTCTATTTGCTTGTACAGAATCTCTCATACTCCAGACCCTGCTATCTCTCTTGATACGGAATTAATCTTGTTTGTTTCTATAAATCAGTAATGTCATGCCTTCGCTAAcccttttctattttctaactTTCTGTTTATTCTTCTTCTAATTATGTTTCAGGTGGGTGTTTTATCTGCATGTAGTCATTCTGGCTTGATAGACAGGGGAACTGAATACTTTTATACAATGAATAGGGATTACAATGTAACACCAAGTTCAAAACATTATACTTGCATGATTGATCTTCTTGGAAGAGCTGGCCGCCTGGAAGAAGCAGAGAACTTAATGAGAAAAATGCCTTTTGAGCCCGGTGCTGCATCATGGGGAGCTCTATTAGGGGCAAGCCGGATTCATGGTAATATTGAACTGGGTGAGAAGGCTGCTGAGATGGTTTTTAAGATGGAACCTCACAACTCAGGGATGTATGTCCTTCTTTCAAATCTATATGCGGCTTCTGGTAGGTGGGTTGATGTTGGCAAGATGAGATCAAGAATGAAGGAAGTTGGCGTGCAGAAGGTAACTGGGTATAGTTGGGTTGAGGTACAAAACAAGATTCATACGTTCGCAGTTGGGGATTGTTTCCACCCAGAAAAGGATAGAATATATGCCTTCTTAGAAGAGCTAGATTTGAAAATGAGGCGCGAGGGGTATGTTTCTTCAACAAAATTGGTTTTGCATGAtgtggaagaggaagaaaaggagCACATGCTCAGATATCACAGTGAGAAATTGGCTGTAGCATTTGGAATCCTGACTATTCCTGCTGGCAGACCAATACGAGTCATAAAAAACTTACGAGTTTGTCAAGACTGTCACAATGCCATCAAACACATATCCAAGATCGTTGGAAGATTGATTATCTTAAGGGATTCTAACCGGTTTCACCACTTCAATGATGGTGTTTGTTCCTGTGGGGATTATTGGTAAAAATGGACAGATATGGTGAAAATTAACTTAAAGAATAGATATACTCTTTGGACGTATTTATGTGATTGAAGAAGTGCTGAAGCAATGTGAAGCACATTTATGTCTGTCTTGATCCACCCGAATGCATAAAATTGACAAGGGTGATCAGATAATCTGAATTATAAGGGCCTTACTCAGAATCACAAAGTATGATCATCTGATGGAAGTTGGAATGTGGCAGTTAGAATTATATCCCAGAAAAGTTAATCAAATTGCATGACATCCAAAGAATAAATGGAAGAGTAAGCTGAATGCAGTTAACAGAATTATTTGGCAACGTGGGGATATACTGGTACCCGATAAATCTCAACCCCCAACTAGCATGATATCAGCTACCAACTGACATTATTGACGTACGCTGAATGCAGTTCACAGTATTCTCTTGACCTTAATGACGTCACCTCTTGGCTGCTAAGGAGTTAAGAGGTGGGACATGAAGGAAGAGTGATAATAAGTTAACTTTCAATCTATCCTCAAAACACTACTCAattcttatttgtatttatttatacaatacAATTTTTAAGTATACAATTAGTTTTTGTTATACTCTTTTGTACTTGCTTTTCATGCACTTATTATAAAATCTGatgataaattattcaaatgttGAAAGATTTTTGTAAAAGTAgaattattgaaatattatcAGCATGCTTTGAATGGAATCTTATAGCGTGATCTACTTGAGTTTTCGACCAATCATGGTCCATTTTAATTGGTCAATtgactaattttaatatttatttatcacaGAATTTCACGAATAATTAATGATGATAAATTGCATGCCTATCTAGACCATTGTTAGATGAAGTGGATCCTTCGGTTGCTTGTCTTCCCTTTCAATCCCAAGTGATGATTTGACCCTTGATGGATAAGAAACATCGCAATGGTTGCAATGGATGTAATGTAATCTATTTTACTCTAATTATTACAGAGGACCTACACAACTTGCCACTTGAAATGTTAGCCCAATAAAGTGCAAGCAATAGGCCTAAATTATTAGGCAAACAgttaatatctttaat contains:
- the LOC108332514 gene encoding pentatricopeptide repeat-containing protein At4g02750, translating into MKTFNTMHTNYTYVVRHLRMCNSRYLSTNSFRSKRRSRSSKSSSITTNSVKVKDPAIFTWNKAISSHMRNGRCDSALGVFNSMPCRSSVSYNAMISGYLRNAKFSLARELFDKMPERDLFSWNVMLTGYVRNRRLGEARKLFDLMPEKDVCSWNAMLSGYAQNGFVDEAREVFNRMPHRNSISWNGLLAAYVHNGRLEEARQLFESQSNWELISWNCLMGGYVKRNMLGDARLIFDQMPVRDAISWNTMISGYAQVGDLSQAKRLFHASPVRDVFTWTAMVSGYVQNGMLDEARKYFDEMPVKNEISYNAMLAGYVQDKKMDIARQLFEAMPCRNISSWNTMITGYCQNGCITQAKKLFDVMPQRDCVSWAAIITGYAQNEHFEEALNMFVEMKRDGENSNRSTFSCALSTCADIAALELGKQVHGQVVKAGFETGCFVGNALLGMYFKCGSTDEANNVFEGIEEKDVVSWNTMIAGYARHGFGGQALILFESMKKTGVKPDEITMVGVLSACSHSGLIDRGTEYFYTMNRDYNVTPSSKHYTCMIDLLGRAGRLEEAENLMRKMPFEPGAASWGALLGASRIHGNIELGEKAAEMVFKMEPHNSGMYVLLSNLYAASGRWVDVGKMRSRMKEVGVQKVTGYSWVEVQNKIHTFAVGDCFHPEKDRIYAFLEELDLKMRREGYVSSTKLVLHDVEEEEKEHMLRYHSEKLAVAFGILTIPAGRPIRVIKNLRVCQDCHNAIKHISKIVGRLIILRDSNRFHHFNDGVCSCGDYW